CCGGTTTGCCGGTTATTGCCAATACCCATGCGGCCCGGAGTTGCGATTTATCCACGGGGATAATCATATACGACAGTTTTGACGAATTAATAACGATCTTATCATCCGGAAACTTCAACCAGCCGCCGCATTTAAACCGCCCTTATGAAGAGCAGGCCTTTACCGCTTATATTAAAACTTTAACAACAGCGCTTTAAAATTGAATCTGCCCGATCTTTCATCTTACCGATCAAATTTTATTAATAAAGGCCTTGGCTTGCCCTTACCTGTTATACAGCATAACCCCAACGGATTGCTTGGCATTTTACCCGCCCCGCCACCCGGCAAAACCGGCTGGCCCTGGGACAGGCAAACCGATCCGGCCAGGTATGATGAAAAAATAAACTGGCCAAAACTTACCATCGTTACGCCTTCATACAACCAGGCCGCTTTCCTGGAGCAAACCATCCGGGCGGTGTTGCTGCAAAACTACCCCAATCTTGAATACATTGTTATGGATGGCGGCAGCAACGATGGTTCTCTACAGATCATCGAAAAATACGCCCCCTGGATCAGCTACTATCAGCATGAAAAAGATCGCGGACAAAGTCATGCCATCAACATGGGTTTCAGCCTGTCGTCGGGCAGTTATCATGCATGGATCAATAGTGATGATTATTACCTTGAGGGCGTTTTTCATAAAGTGATTACAAGCTTTATAAAAACCGCGGTTGATTTTGTGTACGGTTACGGCATTGATCACAATGTTTTAACCGGTGAAGATAAACTGAACCGCATCCTTCCCTTTACCGATTATTTTATCAAAATACCGGGGTTAGTACAGCCATCAACGTTTTGGAATTCACAAATCCACGAACCCATCTGGGAAGAACTTCATTGTGCGCTTGATTATGAACTGTGGCTCAGGCTGGTAAAAGGGCACCGCAGGCTGTTCATCAAACAGCCTTTATCCGTAGCTCACATCCATGACGAAGCCAAAACCCATTCGCCCAAAATGAAAGCACAATGGGAAGCCGATCATCAAAAAATTTGGGCGGCCGACGCGCACGGTATAGTTAGTGAATGGAAAAAAATAGTTTTTTTGAATAAGATAAGAACTAAGCTATACTCGTTATTTCGCAGTAAATAAACCTTTCGGTAATCCATGAAAAATTGGCTAAGGCAGAAGGTATCCCGGTTATTAACCTATTTTATTCCTGAACTACAGGAATTACTATGGCTCAAAAATATCAAAGGATCAACCATTATCCCAAGCGAATTAACGGAATCTGAAACAGATAATGTAAAGATTTTTCCACCCTATCATATTTTTAAAAGTACAATTGGCAATGGAACGTACATTGCGCGTAACTCGTTTATCAGCTTTTGCGAAATTGGTAAATACTGTTCTGTAGGGCCCAATGTAATTTGCGGTTGGGGCATTCACCCAACCAATGGTTTATCAACATCCCCGGTATTTTATTCAACTTCAAACCAGGCAGGTTTTCACTATGCTAATGAAAATAAAATTGACGAGCGCAAGCCTGTAAAAATTGGGAATGATGTTTTTATAGGGATGAATGTTATTATTTTAGATGGAGTTACCATTGGCAACGGTGCAATAATAGGTGCCGGGGCAGTTGTATCAAAAGATATCCCCGCTTATGCTATTGCCTATGGCTCTCCCATCCAGATAAGGAGATTTAGATTTAGCGATGAGCAGATAAAATCGCTCGAAAAAATTAAATGGTGGGATTTTGATGATGAAAAGATCAAAGAAGTTGAACGCTATTTTTTTGATATAGATAAGTTCATTGAAAAATATCAGCCCCCAATTTAAGCACCTATACTTGTTTAACTACATCAATGCTCTTTAACTCCCTGCTCTTTCTTTTATTTTTTGTAATAGTTACCATAACTTATTACCTGTTACCGCACAAATTAAGGTGGATGTGGCTTTTGGCTGCCAGCAGCTACTTTTACATGTACTTTAAGCCCGTTTACATCCTAATCATCCTGTTTACCATTGTAGTTGACTATTGCGCGGGTATCCTTATTCAAAACTCACAGGGTAAAAAGCGAAAGTTGTATCTTATCCTTAGTATAGTCACCAATGTTGGTGTATTGGCGTTTTATAAATATTTCAACTTCATTGCAGTCAATTTAAACCTTGTTTCGGGTTCATTCCACGGGCCTCAATTGCCCCTGGTTGATTTTATACTGCCTATTGGTCTTTCGTTTCATACGTTCCAGGCCATGAGTTACACCATCGAGGTTTACCGCGGCAACCAGACCGCCGAGCGCCATTTTGGTTTGTACGCCTTATACGTAATGTTTTACCCCCAAATGGTTGCCGGCCCTATTGAACGCCCTCAGCATATTTTACCGCAACTGCACCGCGTAAACAATTTTTCGGGCAAGGCACTGCTAAACGGCTTGTTTTTTATTGCCATGGGGATGTTTAAAAAAGTGGTAATTGCCGATAGGCTGGGACTGTTTGTTGATCCCGTATTTACCAATTCGCATGCACATTCTTCG
The sequence above is a segment of the Mucilaginibacter celer genome. Coding sequences within it:
- a CDS encoding CatB-related O-acetyltransferase → MKNWLRQKVSRLLTYFIPELQELLWLKNIKGSTIIPSELTESETDNVKIFPPYHIFKSTIGNGTYIARNSFISFCEIGKYCSVGPNVICGWGIHPTNGLSTSPVFYSTSNQAGFHYANENKIDERKPVKIGNDVFIGMNVIILDGVTIGNGAIIGAGAVVSKDIPAYAIAYGSPIQIRRFRFSDEQIKSLEKIKWWDFDDEKIKEVERYFFDIDKFIEKYQPPI
- a CDS encoding glycosyltransferase family 2 protein, which codes for MNLPDLSSYRSNFINKGLGLPLPVIQHNPNGLLGILPAPPPGKTGWPWDRQTDPARYDEKINWPKLTIVTPSYNQAAFLEQTIRAVLLQNYPNLEYIVMDGGSNDGSLQIIEKYAPWISYYQHEKDRGQSHAINMGFSLSSGSYHAWINSDDYYLEGVFHKVITSFIKTAVDFVYGYGIDHNVLTGEDKLNRILPFTDYFIKIPGLVQPSTFWNSQIHEPIWEELHCALDYELWLRLVKGHRRLFIKQPLSVAHIHDEAKTHSPKMKAQWEADHQKIWAADAHGIVSEWKKIVFLNKIRTKLYSLFRSK